In a single window of the Olivibacter sp. SDN3 genome:
- the lpxK gene encoding tetraacyldisaccharide 4'-kinase, with product MKLLRLLLLPLSFLYGIVLSIRHYLYDKGGFKSVFFDGKVIVIGNLIVGGAGKSPMTEYLIRLLSKKYHVATLSRGYGRRTKGFFLVDIESLAANVGDEPLQFKRKFPQLTVAVCENRVDGVKELLKNHQVVLLDDAYQHRSLKPGISILLFDYPSLYNHKLLLPAGNYRDLFSRRNNADIIVITKSPEKLTVEDKQSAINMLRLEKYKPIYFSYLVYGQLIGLLDNNATELLDLKPRMTVLTGIANPTPFIAYLQSKGEVVQTHVYPDHYRFTKKDIVYVTRKAADCDEQTIIVTTEKDAMRLLDPKLITLLSNIPIYYLPVEVAFHSQESFDKSVMNYIANIGNE from the coding sequence ATGAAATTACTGCGACTCTTGCTTTTACCTTTGTCTTTTCTCTACGGAATTGTCTTATCTATTAGGCATTATCTGTATGATAAAGGGGGCTTTAAGAGCGTTTTTTTTGACGGGAAGGTGATCGTTATAGGTAACCTGATAGTGGGGGGAGCAGGTAAGAGTCCAATGACGGAATATCTCATCCGTTTGTTGTCTAAAAAATATCATGTAGCTACATTAAGTAGAGGTTACGGGAGGCGTACAAAGGGTTTTTTTCTTGTTGATATAGAAAGTCTAGCAGCTAATGTTGGAGATGAACCATTACAATTCAAGCGAAAATTCCCGCAGCTTACGGTAGCTGTTTGCGAAAACAGGGTGGATGGTGTAAAAGAATTATTGAAGAATCACCAGGTTGTATTGTTAGACGATGCTTATCAACACAGGAGTTTGAAGCCGGGAATAAGTATTTTATTGTTTGACTATCCTAGCCTTTATAACCATAAGTTGTTATTGCCAGCAGGAAATTATAGGGATCTTTTTTCTAGGAGGAATAATGCTGATATTATTGTAATAACGAAAAGTCCAGAAAAATTGACAGTAGAGGATAAGCAAAGCGCAATAAATATGTTGAGATTAGAAAAGTATAAGCCCATATATTTTTCGTATTTGGTATATGGGCAACTTATAGGCTTGCTAGATAATAACGCAACGGAGTTGCTCGATTTGAAACCACGAATGACGGTCCTTACAGGTATTGCTAACCCAACCCCTTTTATAGCGTATTTACAATCAAAAGGAGAAGTTGTACAAACTCATGTCTATCCAGATCACTATCGGTTTACAAAAAAAGATATTGTGTATGTGACTCGAAAGGCGGCTGATTGCGATGAACAGACGATTATAGTTACCACTGAAAAAGATGCCATGAGATTGCTGGATCCTAAGTTGATAACCTTATTGTCGAATATTCCTATTTATTACCTCCCTGTGGAGGTAGCTTTTCATAGTCAAGAGTCGTTTGATAAATCGGTAATGAATTATATAGCCAACATAGGTAATGAATAA